The Phaeocystidibacter marisrubri genomic interval CTGTTTTTATTGTGTATTGCCGGCTCACCGTTGTACGGTCAGCTCGGTGGATCGTCAACCTATTCGTTTCTGAATTTGTCGCCTTCAGCACGACCGAGTGCGCTTGCGCAAGCTTCTATTGCTTCGGTAGAAAGTGACGTTCAATTTGTATGGTTGAATCCGGCACTTCTTCGAGAAGAGCACAAGAAGCAGATTTCCATTGGATATGTTGGACTCCCCGGTGGCATTAATGCAGCCGAAGGGGCCTATGCCTTTGGGGTGGCAGAACGACAGTATGTGATGCTGGGGTTTCGCTATCTCGATTATGGATCGTTTGACGGTACGGATGTGGTGGGCAATCCCACGGGAACATTCCGTGCATCTGATCAATTGTTGAATGGTACATACGCCTATCACCTCGATTCCAATTGGCAGTTTGGCGCGAGTTTTAAACTGATCAATTCCGTTTATGAGTCGTACACCAGTTTTGGATTTGGTGTGGATTTAGCCGCGGTATATCAAATACCTAAAAGTCGATTTGCGTTTGCCCTCATTGCTAAGAATGCAGGCTCACAACTGACCTCGTATGCGGGACAGTTAGAACCTCTTCCATTCGAAGTCCAATTCGCAGTTTCCAATCGATTTGAACATTTGCCTTTCCGTTGGACCATTCAACTTGAGAACTTACAGAAATGGGATCTCACCTACTTTGATCCCAATCGCGTTTCACAGGATCAAGTGACGGGAGATCAAACGTACGATGAACTCAATTTTGGAGATAAGCTGCTTCGTCACTTTTCCGTT includes:
- the porQ gene encoding type IX secretion system protein PorQ: MLRRFAQSLFLLCIAGSPLYGQLGGSSTYSFLNLSPSARPSALAQASIASVESDVQFVWLNPALLREEHKKQISIGYVGLPGGINAAEGAYAFGVAERQYVMLGFRYLDYGSFDGTDVVGNPTGTFRASDQLLNGTYAYHLDSNWQFGASFKLINSVYESYTSFGFGVDLAAVYQIPKSRFAFALIAKNAGSQLTSYAGQLEPLPFEVQFAVSNRFEHLPFRWTIQLENLQKWDLTYFDPNRVSQDQVTGDQTYDELNFGDKLLRHFSVSGDLNLGRRLNFQLGYSFRRAGEMSIPSRRTSAGLTFGIGLKLSKFHINYANRYVHVAGRMHHLGITVDLEDFGS